In the genome of Candidatus Poribacteria bacterium, one region contains:
- a CDS encoding class I SAM-dependent methyltransferase, whose product MSGTDNIEIPDRLLQRLSANDAGFLQRVYSDGLDKYKKHLARIGFIGVESILDAGCGFGQWTFAIAQTSKRAIGVDVDSERLSVSIQLASINDVKNVEFHRASLEDMPNFEETFDAVFCYSVVYLTDYHKVFRNFFRSLKKGGTLYICTNGPGWYLYNIIEGPNPSMDFRPRWYGIQTFWNTLIRKRSGFSRSTGARIMTPSGTKRALNKSGFEVVALGAEGTLAIGDGQISQPASNYNATYMGLVNVFEVIARKP is encoded by the coding sequence ATGTCTGGAACAGACAACATAGAGATTCCAGATCGGCTACTGCAACGTTTAAGCGCAAATGATGCCGGATTTTTGCAGCGGGTTTATTCCGACGGATTGGACAAATATAAGAAACACTTGGCTCGTATCGGTTTCATTGGGGTGGAAAGCATTCTAGATGCAGGTTGCGGATTCGGACAATGGACATTTGCAATAGCACAGACCTCAAAACGGGCTATTGGTGTGGACGTTGATTCAGAACGCTTATCTGTTAGCATTCAACTCGCCTCGATAAATGATGTCAAAAATGTAGAATTTCATCGAGCCAGCTTGGAAGATATGCCCAATTTTGAAGAGACATTCGATGCGGTTTTTTGTTATAGCGTTGTGTATCTAACGGATTACCATAAGGTCTTTAGAAACTTCTTTCGCAGTCTAAAAAAAGGTGGAACCCTATACATCTGTACCAATGGCCCCGGCTGGTATCTCTATAATATTATCGAGGGACCGAATCCGTCGATGGATTTCCGCCCCAGATGGTACGGCATTCAGACTTTCTGGAATACGCTAATCCGCAAACGAAGCGGATTTTCGCGGAGCACCGGTGCCCGTATAATGACCCCTAGTGGCACTAAGCGTGCCTTGAACAAATCTGGATTTGAGGTTGTTGCGCTAGGAGCTGAAGGAACTTTGGCAATTGGTGATGGACAAATCAGCCAACCGGCATCAAATTACAATGCAACATATATGGGACTCGTCAATGTGTTTGAAGTAATTGCTCGTAAGCCCTAA
- a CDS encoding oligosaccharide flippase family protein translates to MIIDHIKRTIQLGSIYSIGSISQGALFVLLFPIYTSFLSPHDFGIIGLMSITISLLTRFVSSPINSAFTRFYYAPEYQEKSGILLFNLFLWALLIITCCTVVFWKISEYLAGILLQDRNLAHLLKIYALILFLQPLSSLFLCLLRMLEKAKYFVFTSISSLLLSAGLTLYLLAVLKRGVLSLIVGNLLGLIVTVIIVLPIFIKKSTFKLSRSVLIPPLKYAYPLLLSEYSNLLIQSGDRYVLRIFNSVSMVGLYAFGYQIAGILQTALVTPLKQALQPIVLKQEEDPEAIRHFLRVGATYFYLVGCAACLLISLFSREILMLFARKEAFRAAWIIVPIITYSYVQHGLGNFVGWGMGLMKKSFHVSGIVLVAALVNIGLNVLFVPQWSMLGAAFATMLSYIVWNCLKAYYSAKFYDLHFEVGRLLHITLIGFGLYGLSLLVANNGTIGTDVALKLLFFLGYPLILWGTGLFSEGEKEYLLKPVKGFKKVY, encoded by the coding sequence ATGATAATAGATCATATAAAAAGAACGATACAACTGGGAAGTATCTATAGCATCGGCAGCATATCTCAAGGTGCGTTATTCGTTTTACTTTTCCCAATCTATACCTCGTTCTTGTCTCCCCACGATTTTGGCATTATTGGGTTGATGTCTATTACGATTAGCCTGCTGACTCGGTTCGTGTCATCACCCATAAATAGTGCCTTTACTCGGTTTTACTATGCACCGGAATATCAAGAAAAAAGTGGTATCTTACTTTTCAATCTATTTTTATGGGCGTTGTTGATAATTACCTGTTGTACGGTTGTATTTTGGAAAATCAGCGAATACCTCGCTGGGATACTTCTACAAGATAGAAATCTCGCTCACCTCCTCAAGATATATGCGTTGATACTGTTTTTACAACCGCTTTCGTCTCTATTTCTGTGCTTGCTTCGTATGTTGGAGAAGGCGAAGTACTTTGTTTTTACATCTATATCAAGCCTGTTGCTCTCTGCGGGTTTGACACTGTATCTGCTCGCTGTTTTGAAGAGGGGAGTCCTGTCACTTATCGTCGGAAACTTGCTCGGTCTGATAGTCACGGTAATCATAGTACTCCCCATTTTTATCAAAAAATCGACCTTTAAGCTATCTCGTTCAGTACTTATTCCACCGCTGAAATACGCTTATCCGCTGTTGTTATCGGAATATTCAAATCTGCTCATCCAATCTGGCGATCGATATGTGTTAAGGATTTTTAACTCTGTTAGCATGGTGGGGCTCTACGCTTTCGGATATCAAATTGCTGGAATCCTTCAGACTGCTTTGGTAACTCCGTTGAAACAGGCTCTTCAACCCATTGTTCTCAAACAGGAAGAGGATCCCGAAGCCATAAGACATTTTCTAAGGGTGGGTGCCACCTATTTCTATCTGGTGGGGTGTGCTGCGTGTCTTCTGATTTCACTTTTCAGTCGAGAGATTTTGATGCTTTTTGCCCGGAAAGAGGCGTTCCGGGCAGCTTGGATCATCGTTCCAATCATCACCTACTCCTACGTGCAGCATGGGCTTGGTAATTTCGTCGGTTGGGGTATGGGACTGATGAAAAAATCGTTCCATGTGTCGGGAATCGTTTTGGTAGCAGCGTTGGTAAATATTGGATTAAACGTTCTCTTTGTCCCCCAATGGAGTATGTTAGGGGCTGCGTTCGCCACCATGCTATCCTACATTGTGTGGAATTGTCTGAAAGCATACTATTCAGCAAAATTCTATGATCTTCACTTTGAGGTTGGAAGACTTTTACATATTACCCTAATCGGATTTGGACTTTACGGACTGTCTTTGTTGGTTGCCAATAATGGGACTATCGGAACTGATGTGGCACTGAAACTCTTGTTCTTTTTGGGGTATCCTCTGATCCTCTGGGGTACAGGTCTCTTTTCGGAAGGCGAAAAGGAATACCTGCTAAAGCCGGTAAAGGGGTTCAAAAAAGTCTATTAA
- the nadD gene encoding nicotinate-nucleotide adenylyltransferase: MKIAIMGGTFNPIHYAHLLSAEEVRDGLGYDKILFIPAARPPHKDSRDIIDPEHRYQMTLLATLDNANFEVSRIELDRVGPSFAIQTIKELQTFYGGECDLAFIIGADSLIDFKIWKDYDEILNICRFIATTRPNYCLDKVPSDLRDRVQYFSITGIDISATQIRERIRSGCSIRYLVPVPVWEYIERHQLYR, translated from the coding sequence ATGAAAATTGCCATTATGGGTGGCACCTTCAACCCTATCCACTATGCCCATCTGCTGAGCGCGGAGGAGGTGCGTGATGGCTTGGGCTATGATAAGATCCTCTTTATCCCGGCCGCCCGTCCACCCCATAAAGATTCGCGGGACATCATCGATCCGGAACATCGTTATCAAATGACCCTCCTCGCAACCTTGGATAACGCTAATTTCGAGGTGTCACGGATTGAGTTAGATCGCGTCGGTCCGTCTTTTGCTATTCAGACCATCAAAGAGTTACAAACCTTCTACGGAGGAGAATGCGATCTCGCGTTTATCATCGGTGCCGATTCACTCATCGACTTCAAAATCTGGAAGGATTATGATGAGATTCTCAACATCTGTCGCTTTATCGCAACTACACGTCCCAATTATTGCTTGGACAAAGTTCCATCAGATCTTCGAGACCGTGTCCAATACTTTTCAATAACGGGAATTGATATCTCCGCAACCCAGATTCGTGAACGTATCCGATCCGGATGTTCCATTCGATACCTCGTCCCGGTGCCCGTCTGGGAGTATATTGAACGTCATCAGCTATATAGGTAA
- the yacG gene encoding DNA gyrase inhibitor YacG — translation MKHKCSVCGTVSEFNYKPGGKLPPNFPFCSARCKAIDLGKWFSEDYRISAPLPNADLMADEEKEALAQFLLEAGEVDEITNEEE, via the coding sequence TTGAAACACAAATGTAGTGTCTGTGGAACAGTTTCCGAATTTAATTACAAACCCGGTGGGAAACTACCGCCAAACTTTCCCTTCTGTAGTGCGCGTTGTAAGGCAATAGATCTCGGTAAGTGGTTCAGCGAGGATTATCGGATCAGTGCGCCACTGCCGAATGCCGACCTGATGGCAGATGAAGAAAAAGAAGCACTTGCACAGTTTCTGCTTGAGGCGGGAGAAGTGGACGAAATTACAAATGAAGAAGAATAA
- the yqeK gene encoding bis(5'-nucleosyl)-tetraphosphatase (symmetrical) YqeK, protein MKKNNDDIERAALLAEPKAVEIEKYLKSKLTPERYTHVLSVRELALDLAERYGADPRKVNLAVLLHDCAKWMRTSEQYEAAASHKIQLDEVERHNPSLLHALIGVEFAVSHFDVDNSEILNAIRIHTTGSGKMTLIDKILYVADFAEPKRNHAEAHAVRELAYQDLNKAVFEVSRYKIEHLLAKGVVIHPHTIDAYNSALREISELTHKQ, encoded by the coding sequence ATGAAGAAGAATAACGACGACATCGAAAGAGCAGCGCTGCTTGCAGAACCGAAAGCCGTTGAGATTGAAAAATATCTCAAATCCAAACTAACGCCAGAGCGGTATACACACGTCCTATCTGTTCGAGAGTTGGCACTCGATTTGGCTGAGAGATATGGAGCGGATCCGCGGAAAGTAAATCTTGCTGTCCTTCTACACGATTGTGCGAAGTGGATGCGGACTTCAGAGCAGTATGAAGCGGCGGCAAGTCACAAGATTCAACTTGATGAAGTCGAGCGCCACAACCCGTCGCTCTTGCACGCGCTCATCGGGGTAGAGTTCGCTGTTTCGCACTTCGACGTTGATAACTCTGAAATCCTCAATGCCATCCGAATCCATACAACCGGATCCGGTAAGATGACACTTATTGATAAAATCCTGTATGTCGCGGACTTTGCCGAACCTAAGCGCAACCACGCGGAAGCACATGCTGTGCGTGAGCTTGCCTATCAAGATCTGAACAAAGCCGTTTTTGAAGTCAGTCGTTACAAAATTGAACACCTCCTCGCCAAAGGTGTCGTCATTCACCCACATACAATAGATGCCTATAACAGCGCCCTCCGGGAAATCAGCGAACTAACGCACAAACAGTGA
- the rsfS gene encoding ribosome silencing factor, producing the protein MVQAAAATALSRRARNAVILDLRQLPSFTTFFVICSGVSDTQVEGISEAVRDELEDNWNERPWHREGGRDADWVLLDYVDFVVHIFLEEKREYYNLERLWADAPQIEVPDVEAIDEYEEDAEAYDELDDYEFDDESLFPSESSEEK; encoded by the coding sequence ATGGTACAAGCCGCTGCTGCTACCGCCTTGAGCCGACGGGCTCGTAATGCGGTTATCCTTGATTTAAGACAGTTACCCTCGTTTACAACCTTTTTTGTCATCTGTAGTGGCGTCTCGGATACGCAGGTCGAAGGTATATCCGAAGCTGTGCGAGATGAACTAGAAGACAACTGGAATGAACGTCCTTGGCATCGAGAAGGGGGACGTGATGCAGATTGGGTTTTGCTAGACTATGTTGATTTTGTGGTACATATTTTTCTCGAAGAGAAACGAGAATACTATAACCTCGAACGTCTTTGGGCTGACGCTCCACAGATTGAAGTTCCTGATGTGGAAGCTATTGATGAATATGAGGAAGATGCAGAAGCATATGACGAACTTGACGATTACGAATTCGATGATGAAAGCTTGTTCCCTTCCGAATCTAGCGAAGAAAAATAG
- the argS gene encoding arginine--tRNA ligase, with the protein MLINSIKTEILTAVGAACQNRFGQKPEALKLGYPPQVELGDFTVECFPLAKQFRQNPARIAQAIAAEIEPSESIQWVKAVGPYLNVKIYNHVLFGGVCDEIVRQGERLGNTDIGQGQRVMVEYLSPNTNKPLHLGHIRNGVLGMGVSNLLEATGYTVIKANLVNDRGVHICKSMLAWQKWGNGGTPEKISTKGDHFVGNWYVRYAQEEDKHPDLEQETQTMLRKWESGDSETLKLWEMMNGWVYDGFAETYQKLGLEFDAFYYESQTYNLGKDLIQTGLEKGAFGVAEDGAVIAQLPVDEFGTQRDGSQKVETLLRSDGTSVYITQDLGTAKMKFDEHQLDSSIYVVGSEQNYHFQCLFKLLDMLGFEWAPECYHLSYGMVNLPEGRMKSREGTVIDADDLIEEMFQLAADEIRQRDSEGELSDEEVQKRAFAIGMAAIKFYLLRVRPELTINFDPKESISFDGFTGPYCQYAYARCASILRRAQTQDLTTVEPDFSLLGNEEELQLIRALIQFPEVVEEAARDLSPARVCNHLFIVAQNVNQFYHKHPVLSAESPLLIKARLALINASAAVIKKALALLGIETLEEM; encoded by the coding sequence ATGTTGATCAACAGTATCAAAACTGAAATTTTAACCGCAGTAGGGGCTGCCTGTCAAAACCGATTTGGACAAAAACCGGAAGCACTCAAATTGGGGTATCCACCGCAGGTCGAATTGGGAGACTTTACGGTGGAGTGTTTTCCGTTGGCAAAACAGTTTCGGCAAAACCCAGCCCGGATTGCTCAAGCGATTGCAGCCGAAATAGAACCAAGTGAATCGATCCAATGGGTGAAGGCAGTTGGTCCCTATTTGAACGTTAAAATTTACAATCACGTCCTATTTGGCGGTGTATGTGATGAAATTGTGCGACAGGGGGAGCGCCTTGGAAATACTGATATAGGTCAGGGACAACGGGTGATGGTCGAATACCTCTCTCCCAACACCAACAAACCCTTACACTTAGGACACATTCGCAACGGTGTCCTCGGAATGGGGGTGTCAAACCTACTTGAAGCGACAGGGTATACAGTGATTAAGGCAAACCTTGTAAATGACCGTGGTGTTCACATTTGCAAATCGATGCTTGCTTGGCAGAAGTGGGGAAATGGTGGAACTCCAGAGAAGATCAGCACAAAGGGCGATCACTTTGTTGGAAATTGGTATGTCCGCTACGCACAGGAGGAAGATAAGCATCCAGATCTGGAACAAGAGACGCAGACAATGCTTCGGAAATGGGAATCCGGTGATTCGGAAACACTCAAACTCTGGGAGATGATGAACGGGTGGGTTTACGATGGGTTCGCCGAAACCTACCAAAAACTCGGTCTGGAATTTGACGCTTTCTACTACGAGTCCCAAACTTACAATCTTGGCAAAGACCTCATCCAAACCGGTTTGGAGAAAGGTGCCTTCGGCGTGGCTGAAGACGGTGCCGTGATTGCCCAATTGCCTGTCGATGAATTCGGCACACAAAGGGATGGAAGTCAGAAGGTGGAGACGCTGCTCCGTAGCGACGGCACCAGTGTATACATCACACAGGACCTGGGAACTGCAAAGATGAAGTTTGACGAGCATCAACTCGATAGTTCCATCTATGTCGTCGGCTCAGAGCAAAACTACCATTTCCAGTGCCTATTCAAACTGCTTGATATGCTCGGTTTTGAATGGGCACCTGAATGTTATCATCTATCGTACGGCATGGTGAATCTGCCAGAAGGAAGAATGAAATCGCGTGAGGGAACAGTGATTGATGCCGATGATCTCATTGAGGAGATGTTCCAGCTTGCCGCAGATGAAATTCGGCAGCGCGACTCGGAGGGTGAGTTGTCGGACGAGGAGGTTCAAAAACGCGCTTTCGCCATCGGGATGGCAGCAATTAAATTCTATCTGCTGCGTGTCCGCCCTGAACTCACCATCAACTTTGATCCAAAAGAGTCTATATCCTTTGATGGCTTTACCGGGCCCTACTGCCAGTATGCTTACGCGCGTTGTGCTAGTATCCTGCGAAGGGCACAAACCCAAGATCTTACCACAGTTGAACCAGATTTTTCACTGCTCGGAAACGAAGAAGAATTGCAGCTGATCCGTGCGCTGATCCAGTTCCCTGAAGTTGTGGAAGAAGCCGCTCGTGATCTCTCCCCCGCTCGTGTCTGTAATCATCTGTTCATCGTCGCGCAAAATGTTAATCAATTCTACCACAAGCACCCCGTACTTTCTGCCGAAAGTCCGCTGTTGATCAAAGCGCGATTGGCACTGATAAACGCCTCAGCAGCTGTTATTAAAAAAGCCCTAGCCCTGCTGGGGATCGAAACGCTTGAGGAGATGTAG
- a CDS encoding ATP-binding protein: MIRRVEVLNYRCLRYVSQPLQDFHVLVGPNASGKSTFLDVLGLVRDLLTRGLDDAILAREDLIESVGRARRVDELIFNQIADRFELAIELEIPDELRKSTENNRYQTARYELAIGKDSESGELTIVNETLWLCPEPVSRATLYASLFPNESVPPASVLTERAGKGWYKVISKSESGHHTFNSETRISSTSSALRVGFRKSALANLPQDEKHFPVALWVQNLLMEGIHVLALNSAVMRRPSSPSVQRAFRTDGSNLPLVVRDLRNNREKDFKDWLEHLRTVLPDLQTIDFVEREEDRHLYLNVHYSNLEHPIPSWLLSDGTLRLFALTLLAYLPNNQEIYLIEEVENGIHPRAIEAIFESLSSVYDGQVLLATHSPLIVGLTEREQILCFAKHPSGATSIVSGSEHPKLKDWRGQVDLETLYAAGVLG; this comes from the coding sequence ATGATTCGACGCGTTGAAGTCTTGAACTACCGTTGCCTGCGCTATGTCAGTCAACCATTACAAGATTTTCATGTGCTTGTAGGTCCGAACGCATCCGGGAAAAGTACTTTTCTTGATGTTTTAGGCCTGGTGCGAGATCTCCTCACACGGGGGCTTGATGATGCCATCCTTGCGCGTGAAGATCTCATTGAATCAGTCGGCAGAGCGAGGCGTGTAGATGAACTTATCTTCAATCAGATAGCAGACCGGTTTGAGTTGGCAATTGAGTTGGAGATTCCCGACGAATTACGCAAATCTACAGAGAACAATCGTTATCAAACTGCGCGATATGAACTTGCAATTGGAAAAGATTCGGAGAGCGGTGAATTAACAATCGTCAACGAGACACTGTGGCTTTGTCCAGAGCCGGTGTCGCGTGCTACTCTTTACGCCTCACTTTTTCCTAATGAATCTGTCCCACCAGCAAGTGTGTTGACAGAGCGTGCCGGAAAAGGATGGTATAAGGTCATCAGTAAGTCAGAGAGTGGCCACCATACTTTCAATTCGGAAACCAGAATATCGAGCACGAGTAGTGCCCTACGAGTTGGTTTCCGCAAATCTGCACTAGCTAATTTACCTCAAGATGAAAAGCATTTTCCTGTTGCCTTGTGGGTACAGAATCTACTTATGGAAGGCATCCATGTGTTGGCACTTAACAGTGCTGTTATGCGTCGTCCTTCGAGCCCTTCCGTCCAGCGCGCATTTCGCACGGATGGCTCAAATCTTCCACTTGTTGTTAGAGATCTTCGTAACAATCGTGAGAAGGATTTCAAAGACTGGTTGGAACATCTTCGCACCGTATTGCCCGACCTGCAAACGATTGATTTCGTTGAACGCGAAGAGGATCGCCATCTGTATCTCAATGTGCATTACTCAAACTTAGAACACCCTATCCCCTCATGGCTGCTGTCTGATGGTACGCTACGTCTGTTCGCTCTCACCCTGCTGGCGTATTTACCGAACAATCAGGAGATATACCTAATTGAGGAAGTGGAGAACGGGATACATCCCCGCGCTATTGAGGCGATTTTTGAATCACTTTCATCGGTGTATGACGGTCAGGTCTTGCTGGCAACGCATTCCCCATTGATTGTTGGACTCACTGAGCGGGAACAAATTCTCTGTTTCGCCAAACACCCCTCCGGTGCGACTTCAATTGTGAGTGGCAGTGAGCATCCAAAGTTAAAAGATTGGCGAGGACAGGTCGATTTGGAAACGTTATATGCGGCAGGAGTTTTGGGATGA
- a CDS encoding DUF393 domain-containing protein — protein sequence MKTDNATKPNKPVIIYDGECNFCLSGIRRIQNKDQANQFAYTPRQAPDLYAQYPQLEAIESKEGMRFVDASGKVYCGADTIYQIYKRLGRYRYITWLYLVPIIRTLLKGAYLIIAKNRSRLSKLDCESETCSTE from the coding sequence ATGAAAACAGACAACGCAACAAAACCAAACAAACCCGTTATCATCTACGATGGAGAGTGCAATTTCTGCTTGAGCGGTATCCGTCGAATTCAGAACAAGGATCAAGCGAATCAATTTGCCTATACCCCCAGACAAGCCCCCGATCTCTACGCACAATACCCACAACTTGAAGCCATCGAATCCAAGGAAGGGATGCGGTTCGTTGACGCAAGCGGGAAGGTCTATTGCGGAGCGGACACCATCTACCAGATTTATAAGCGGCTTGGTAGGTATCGCTATATCACATGGCTCTACCTTGTGCCCATCATTCGGACGCTGCTGAAGGGGGCATACCTGATTATCGCGAAGAATCGGTCACGTTTGAGCAAATTGGACTGTGAATCTGAAACCTGTTCTACTGAATGA
- a CDS encoding mandelate racemase/muconate lactonizing enzyme family protein, translated as MKIKAIETHTVDVNHRGDWVFVKIHAEDGSTGIGEASHGHDGRVVQIIEGLNSALIGQNIFQIEDFHRRLYHELEGRAYHTAVSGVEHALWDLVGKALNAPIYQLLGGRCRGEIRLYANINRATVNRTPEGFAQNAQKAVEEGFTAVKCAPFDDVSTRDISHGTLTPAIRTGIERIRRIRETIGPDIDLMVDCHSRFNPGLIVQAAKALDDLHLFWLEDPIPMTNLDALSHVSQSTSMPIATGEQLRTKAAFQRLLEKRAADYILPDVKHVGGILELKKIAAMAEAADVMMTPHNPSGPVATAASVQCMATVPNFAILEYAWGEVEWREELLNPPEQVVAGYIELSDRPGLGIDLVMRET; from the coding sequence ATGAAAATTAAAGCAATCGAAACCCATACTGTGGATGTCAACCATCGTGGCGATTGGGTCTTTGTCAAAATCCATGCTGAAGATGGTTCGACGGGCATCGGCGAGGCCTCCCACGGTCACGATGGACGTGTGGTGCAAATTATCGAAGGGCTTAACTCCGCTCTCATCGGTCAGAATATCTTCCAAATTGAGGACTTCCATCGCCGGCTTTATCATGAGCTCGAAGGACGAGCCTATCATACAGCAGTCAGCGGAGTTGAACACGCGCTCTGGGATCTCGTCGGCAAGGCGTTGAACGCGCCCATTTATCAACTCTTGGGTGGCAGATGTCGGGGGGAGATTCGTCTCTATGCCAACATCAACCGTGCAACTGTGAACCGAACCCCCGAAGGCTTCGCACAAAACGCCCAAAAAGCGGTTGAAGAAGGGTTTACAGCAGTTAAGTGCGCTCCCTTTGACGATGTTTCCACGCGAGACATATCACATGGCACTCTGACACCTGCGATACGGACAGGGATTGAACGTATCCGCCGTATCCGCGAAACCATCGGACCTGACATTGATTTGATGGTCGATTGTCATAGCCGTTTCAATCCGGGTTTGATTGTCCAGGCAGCAAAAGCCCTTGATGACCTGCATCTTTTCTGGCTTGAAGATCCGATTCCTATGACAAATCTGGATGCCCTTTCCCACGTCAGCCAGTCCACCTCAATGCCAATCGCAACCGGAGAGCAGTTACGAACCAAAGCCGCGTTTCAAAGGCTGCTGGAAAAGCGTGCTGCTGATTATATCCTGCCAGACGTGAAGCATGTTGGCGGTATCTTGGAATTGAAAAAGATTGCGGCGATGGCAGAAGCAGCGGACGTGATGATGACCCCGCATAACCCAAGCGGTCCGGTTGCAACCGCAGCAAGCGTGCAGTGTATGGCAACTGTGCCGAACTTTGCAATCCTAGAGTACGCATGGGGTGAAGTAGAATGGCGGGAGGAACTCCTTAACCCGCCGGAGCAGGTAGTTGCCGGATATATCGAACTTTCCGATCGCCCCGGTCTAGGGATTGATCTCGTGATGCGTGAAACGTAA
- a CDS encoding carbohydrate-binding family 9-like protein: MIELPQYDCVRIDDEIKIDGTLTDAAWESADVIELLTTDTGEKPRQPTEARLLWNSEYLYVGFLCYDQDIWGTIRERDGNIYDEEVVEVFLDPDCDLRTYIELEVSPINTLFDAFVVNGKSHGQEMHVLRDWDSETLQHAVSVDGIAKTSSPADRGAISPPDTSWSCEIAVPFKDLLTAPNIPPKAGDVWRMNLYRIDRGRAEAEDEYTAWSPTQKIDYHRPQHFGSLRFVEKQ, translated from the coding sequence ATGATAGAATTGCCGCAATATGATTGTGTTCGGATTGATGATGAAATAAAAATTGATGGCACGCTCACAGATGCTGCGTGGGAATCAGCCGATGTCATTGAATTGCTGACAACGGATACCGGCGAAAAACCGCGCCAACCAACTGAGGCTCGGCTGCTCTGGAATAGCGAATACCTCTACGTCGGTTTTCTGTGTTATGACCAAGATATCTGGGGAACGATCCGCGAGCGTGATGGGAATATCTATGACGAGGAGGTCGTCGAAGTTTTTCTTGATCCGGACTGCGATCTCCGAACATACATTGAACTTGAGGTGAGTCCCATCAACACGTTGTTTGATGCTTTCGTCGTCAACGGTAAATCGCATGGACAGGAGATGCACGTGCTGCGCGATTGGGATAGCGAAACATTACAACACGCTGTTTCCGTCGATGGCATAGCAAAAACGAGCTCCCCCGCTGACAGAGGAGCTATCAGTCCCCCGGATACATCTTGGTCATGTGAGATTGCTGTCCCATTCAAGGATTTACTGACCGCCCCAAATATCCCACCGAAAGCGGGAGATGTCTGGCGCATGAACCTGTATCGGATTGATCGCGGGCGAGCGGAAGCCGAGGACGAATACACCGCATGGTCACCAACCCAAAAGATCGATTATCATCGCCCACAACATTTTGGTTCTCTGCGGTTCGTTGAAAAACAATAG